A single genomic interval of Pyrus communis chromosome 7, drPyrComm1.1, whole genome shotgun sequence harbors:
- the LOC137740231 gene encoding uncharacterized GPI-anchored protein At4g28100-like, with translation MSSFLPISSLTFFLLLLLLISSFHISFAGLLAEPVTGNPQPLKPGENSTPNTVPAFPTQNPTQTCHLDLSAELFGGVSQACGRNLDRSRCCPVLAAWLFAAHARSALELPSSAPDQSAVPDQPMMPDDSQKCVNSLQSSLVSRNIRIPQPNASCDAVLCFCGIRLHQIGSLSCPAAFNVSQGFHNATPTAALRNLEKNCRNSSYSGCTKCLGAVQKLKGGSKNGTAGDRSTSERANKMFNRDCQLMGLTWLLARNKTAYIPTVSAVLRAIMYSAHPPHENMCSPDQENMPLAVDSLQIEKGQGFAASSPSILLFPILPLIIWASLFV, from the exons ATGTCATCATTTCTTCCCATCTCCTCTCTCAcattcttcctcctcctcctcttatTAATATCCAGCTTCCACATTTCCTTCGCCGGTCTACTCGCCGAACCTGTGACCGGTAACCCGCAGCCGCTCAAACCGGGGGAAAACTCCACTCCCAACACTGTCCCCGCCTTCCCAACCCAGAACCCGACCCAGACCTGCCACCTTGACCTCTCCGCTGAGCTCTTCGGCGGCGTCAGCCAAGCATGCGGCCGAAACCTCGACCGGAGCCGATGCTGCCCCGTTCTAGCCGCCTGGCTCTTCGCCGCGCACGCCAGATCAGCCCTTGAGCTCCCCTCCTCGGCTCCGGATCAGTCGGCGGTGCCCGACCAACCGATGATGCCGGACGACTCGCAGAAGTGCGTCAACTCGCTGCAGTCTTCGCTCGTCAGTCGGAACATCCGGATTCCTCAACCCAACGCCAGCTGCGATGCCGTTCTGTGCTTCTGCGGAATCCGGCTCCACCAGATCGGATCCCTCAGCTGCCCCGCCGCCTTCAACGTGTCGCAAGGGTTCCACAACGCCACCCCTACCGCCGCCCTCAGGAATCTCGAGAAGAACTGCCGCAACTCTTCGTACTCCGGCTGCACCAAGTGCCTTGGCGCTGTCCAGAAG CTCAAGGGAGGGAGCAAGAACGGAACGGCGGGGGACAGGAGCACGAGCGAGAGAGCGAACAAGATGTTCAACCGTGACTGCCAGCTCATGGGGCTGACGTGGCTCCTCGCCCGGAACAAAACGGCGTACATTCCGACCGTTTCCGCCGTGCTGCGCGCCATAATGTACAGTGCGCACCCGCCGCACGAGAACATGTGTAGCCCGGACCAGGAGAACATGCCGCTTGCCGTCGATTCGCTGCAGATCGAGAAGGGGCAAGGGTTCGCCGCATCATCGCCGTCCATTTTGTTGTTTCCGATTCTGCCCCTGATCATTTGGGCGTCTCTGTTTGTCTAA
- the LOC137738686 gene encoding equilibrative nucleotide transporter 3-like isoform X2, whose amino-acid sequence MASPDVNAPPPKLEGKYAAMVVCWLLGNGCLFSWNSMLTIVDYYVYLFPWYHPSRVLTVVYQPFAVLTIIVLSYHEAKINTRKRNLLGYILFFLSSLLVLVLDLATSGKGGLGTFIGICAISAVFGIADAHVLGGMVGDLSFMPVELIQSFLAGLAASGALTSALRLITKAAFENSQNGLRKGAILFFAITSFFELLCILLYAFSFPKLPIVKYYRSKAASEGSKTVSADLAAGGIQTLAEATDEENLRECDRLGNKQLLLQNIDYALDMFLIYTLTLSISPGFLSEDTGSHSLGTWYALVLIALYNVCDLIGRYIPLVKFLKLESRRGLMTVILSRFLLVPCFYFTAKYGDQGWMIMLTSFLGLTNGYLTVCVLTSAPKGYRGPEQNALGNLLVLFLLGGILAGVVLDWLWLIGKGW is encoded by the exons ATGGCAAGCCCTGATGTAAATGCACCCCCACCAAAGCTTGAG GGGAAGTATGCTGCAATGGTAGTGTGTTGGCTTCTTGGAAATGGATGCCTCTTTTCATGGAACAGCATGCTCACAATTGTAGATTACTATGTTTACTTGTTCCCG TGGTACCATCCCTCGAGGGTACTTACAGTGGTATACCAGCCATTCGCAGTTTTAACAATCATTGTACTGTCATACCATGAGGCGAAGATCAATACGAGGAAGCGAAACCTATTAGGATACATTCTGTTTTTCTTAAGTTCTCTGTTGGTGCTAGTT TTGGATTTAGCCACATCCGGGAAAGGAGGTCTTGGAACTTTCATTGGAATTTGTGCAATTAGCGCTGTCTTTGGAATTGCAGATGCTCATGTACTAGGAGGAATGGTTGGAGACCTCTCTTTCATGCCAGTGGAGCTCATCCAA TCTTTCCTTGCTGGTTTGGCTGCATCAGGAGCTCTAACCTCTGCTTTGAGGTTGATTACAAAGGCAGCATTTGAGAATTCCCAAAATGGTCTTAGAAAGGGAGCCA TTTTGTTCTTTGCCATCACTTCATTCTTCGAGCTTCTCTGCATTCTCCTCTAcgctttttcttttccaaaattgCCAATTGTTAAGTACTATCGCTCTAAGGCAGCTTCCGAAGGATCTAAAACTGTTTCAGCTGACCTTGCCGCTGGTGGCATCCAAACATTGGCTGAAGCAACA GATGAGGAGAATCTTAGAGAATGTGATCGACTTGGAAACAAACAGTTGTTGCTTCAAAACATTGATTATGCACTTGACATGTTTCTAATCTATACACTCACTTTGTCAATATCCCCCGGATTCTTATCAGAGGACACTGGATCTCACAGTTTGGGAACATG GTATGCACTTGTTTTGATTGCACTGTACAATGTGTGTGATCTCATCGGAAGATACATTCCGCTAGTGAAATTCCTGAAGTTGGAATCGCGGAGAGGGCTCATGACCGTGATTCTTTCGCGCTTCTTACTTGTCCCGTGTTTCTACTTCACAGCCAAGTATGGTGACCAAGGCTGGATGATCATGCTGACATCCTTCTTAGGTTTAACCAATGGTTACCTCACCGTCTGCGTCCTTACTTCAGCACCTAAGGGCTACAGG GGGCCGGAGCAAAATGCTTTGGGAAATCTTCTGGTGTTGTTCTTGCTTGGAGGTATACTAGCAGGGGTGGTACTTGACTGGTTGTGGCTTATAGGCAAGGGCTGGTAA
- the LOC137738686 gene encoding equilibrative nucleotide transporter 3-like isoform X1 → MASPDVNAPPPKLEGKYAAMVVCWLLGNGCLFSWNSMLTIVDYYVYLFPWYHPSRVLTVVYQPFAVLTIIVLSYHEAKINTRKRNLLGYILFFLSSLLVLVLDLATSGKGGLGTFIGICAISAVFGIADAHVLGGMVGDLSFMPVELIQSFLAGLAASGALTSALRLITKAAFENSQNGLRKGAILFFAITSFFELLCILLYAFSFPKLPIVKYYRSKAASEGSKTVSADLAAGGIQTLAEATQDEENLRECDRLGNKQLLLQNIDYALDMFLIYTLTLSISPGFLSEDTGSHSLGTWYALVLIALYNVCDLIGRYIPLVKFLKLESRRGLMTVILSRFLLVPCFYFTAKYGDQGWMIMLTSFLGLTNGYLTVCVLTSAPKGYRGPEQNALGNLLVLFLLGGILAGVVLDWLWLIGKGW, encoded by the exons ATGGCAAGCCCTGATGTAAATGCACCCCCACCAAAGCTTGAG GGGAAGTATGCTGCAATGGTAGTGTGTTGGCTTCTTGGAAATGGATGCCTCTTTTCATGGAACAGCATGCTCACAATTGTAGATTACTATGTTTACTTGTTCCCG TGGTACCATCCCTCGAGGGTACTTACAGTGGTATACCAGCCATTCGCAGTTTTAACAATCATTGTACTGTCATACCATGAGGCGAAGATCAATACGAGGAAGCGAAACCTATTAGGATACATTCTGTTTTTCTTAAGTTCTCTGTTGGTGCTAGTT TTGGATTTAGCCACATCCGGGAAAGGAGGTCTTGGAACTTTCATTGGAATTTGTGCAATTAGCGCTGTCTTTGGAATTGCAGATGCTCATGTACTAGGAGGAATGGTTGGAGACCTCTCTTTCATGCCAGTGGAGCTCATCCAA TCTTTCCTTGCTGGTTTGGCTGCATCAGGAGCTCTAACCTCTGCTTTGAGGTTGATTACAAAGGCAGCATTTGAGAATTCCCAAAATGGTCTTAGAAAGGGAGCCA TTTTGTTCTTTGCCATCACTTCATTCTTCGAGCTTCTCTGCATTCTCCTCTAcgctttttcttttccaaaattgCCAATTGTTAAGTACTATCGCTCTAAGGCAGCTTCCGAAGGATCTAAAACTGTTTCAGCTGACCTTGCCGCTGGTGGCATCCAAACATTGGCTGAAGCAACA CAGGATGAGGAGAATCTTAGAGAATGTGATCGACTTGGAAACAAACAGTTGTTGCTTCAAAACATTGATTATGCACTTGACATGTTTCTAATCTATACACTCACTTTGTCAATATCCCCCGGATTCTTATCAGAGGACACTGGATCTCACAGTTTGGGAACATG GTATGCACTTGTTTTGATTGCACTGTACAATGTGTGTGATCTCATCGGAAGATACATTCCGCTAGTGAAATTCCTGAAGTTGGAATCGCGGAGAGGGCTCATGACCGTGATTCTTTCGCGCTTCTTACTTGTCCCGTGTTTCTACTTCACAGCCAAGTATGGTGACCAAGGCTGGATGATCATGCTGACATCCTTCTTAGGTTTAACCAATGGTTACCTCACCGTCTGCGTCCTTACTTCAGCACCTAAGGGCTACAGG GGGCCGGAGCAAAATGCTTTGGGAAATCTTCTGGTGTTGTTCTTGCTTGGAGGTATACTAGCAGGGGTGGTACTTGACTGGTTGTGGCTTATAGGCAAGGGCTGGTAA